In Elephas maximus indicus isolate mEleMax1 chromosome 5, mEleMax1 primary haplotype, whole genome shotgun sequence, the sequence CCTCCACAGCCAGTGAGTGCTGTGCCCAGACCACGCGTGTCAGCAGGAAGATGTGTCAGCCTCAAGAATGCTGCCTCTGAAGGAGGAGTATACAGTCTGGGTGGCGGACTGGACCCCAGGGCCATTTTAGGGGTACAACACTGCCACCCCTCCTGCACTGATGGACACTGCCCAGTGGAAGGGCACAAATGGCATGGGAGGGGGCATGTCCTCCAAGAGAGCATGGGGCGAGCAAGAGGGGTCTACACTGGGTGGGTCAGAGCCATGAACACACGCATGCTTACTCAGCCTCTAGGTGGTGGAGGGGGAAGCAGCCAACTCTCTTCTCATGCTTCGATTCTCAAAACACAGGGAGAGTGGCTGCTGTGCAGGCCTGAGGCTCACAGCCCTGGTCACTGCGACTGGTTTGAACCTCTCCCACCTCGGTCAGAGGCTTAGTGCAGTGATCCAGTGCTGTGTGCCCAcccacaccagctgctccccacCTTGGGCTGAGGTTCAGTGTGATGACCCAGCACCATGTGCCTGTCCGCACAGGCTCCTTCCCACCTTGAGCCAAGGGCTCACTGTGGTACCCAGCACCATACGCCCATCCACACCGGCTGCTCCCCACCTCGGGCTGAGGTTAAGTGTGGTGACCCAGCACTGTGTGCCCATTCACACTGAATATTCCTCTACTGCCAGGCATCCGTTCATGCTAGCCAGGATCCCCCACCTTGGGCCAAAGCTCACCATGGTGACCCAGCACCGGGCGCCTGTCCAGTGCACACTAGACAGACACCTGACCCCTCTCTGCCTCTGTGCCGCTACAGGAAGCCAGTCTGTGTCCCATGTTTAGGAATGCTGTGAGAATGAGGGGTGGATGCAGCCGGGTGCACCGTGTGCCTAACACATGTCCTGTGTTGGGGCCGTGGTTAATACAGCAACACTGTGAGAGGCAAGGCCGGATGCCAAGCTCCTTTCCTTATTGAATCATTTCCTAAGGATCAATGCCTATAAGAAGAACACAGCTGGAGGAAGGAGAAGTGCAGCTCAGACACCCACACGCACTCCAGCGCTGAGCTCTATCATCTACTCTGTTTTCTTCCCTTGCTTCATGACTTTATTAGCCCGGTTCCCTGATGACCAGTGAGCGTGAGCCCCCTACTCTTCCGATGCTGCACCCCGCTGTCTCCGCCTGCACTCAGAGCGACCTGCTGTGCTGTCTCCTCTCACTCTAGTCTCCAGAGCTTCACTACCAGACGACTAAAATTTATAACACAGCCCGCTCTGAGGGCTTCCACTCCACTTTCTCACGATTTATGTCAGTTCTCAGACACTATCGCCCTTCCTAACAGACTCACTCTCCCCCAGGTTTCCTGGTCCGTGAATAGAGCTCAGGAGGTAGAGACTCAGCCTGTCACTGCACAGGCTCTGACCACCGTGCTGTCCCTCCCAAGTGGGGAGACAGGAGAATGGGGGGAGCACGTCATCCGAGGGGTCTGCCCACCCAACCCCATGCTGTCCCTCCCAGGTGGGGACGGGAAAATGGAGGGAGAATGTCATTCAAAGGGGCTGCCCACTGCCACGCTATTCCAAAACTCACTCCTACTGATCTATCTACCAGTCTTTCTGCTCCAGGCCTGTCCCCGTGGGACCCATGACACTTCCTAGGTGGCAGCTGGGGCCCCACCAATTCTCTACTGTTCTCACTCTCTGAGGTAAAGCAACCCGACATCATGAAGGAACAGGGCACTTCTGCCAGTCTCCCCAAAAGAGCCAACAGCCATGTCCTGTGCACGCAGCTGGAGGCACCACAGTGTTGCAGTGACACAGACTGACAGTGGCACAGTGACACACCTGGTGACACATGCACAGAGACATGGTGACAGACAACAGTGACAGAGTGACAGTGGCACAGTGATACACCTGGtaacacacatgcacagagaCATGGTGACAGACAACAGTGACTGACAGTGGCACAGTGACACACCTggtgacacacatgcacagagACATGGTGACAGACAACAGTGACAGAGTGACAGTGGCACAGTGATACGCCTggtgacacacatgcacagagACATGGTGACAACAGTGACAGAGTGACAGTGGCACAGTGATACACCTggtgacacacatgcacagagACATGGTGACAGACAATAGTGACAAAGAGTAACAGTGACACACCTGGTGACACGCACAGAGACATGGTGGCAGACAAAAGTGACAGCAGCAGTGGCACAGTGATACACCTggtgacacacatgcacagagACATGGTGACAGCAGTGACAGAGTGACAGTGGCACAGTGACACACCTGCTGACACACATGCACAGAGACATGGTGACAGACAACAGGGAGAGTGACACACCTGGTGACACACATGCAGAGACATGGTGACAGTGACAGTGGCACAGTGATACACCTGGtaacacacatgcacagagaCATGGTGACAGACAACAGTGACTGACAGTGGCACAGTGACACACCTggtgacacacatgcacagagACATGGTGACAGACAACAGTGACAGAGTGACAGTGGCACAGTGATACACCTggtgacacacatgcacagagACATGGTGACAGACAATAGTGACAAAGAGTAACAGTGACACACCTggtgacacacatgcacagagACATGGTGACAGACAACAGTGACAGAGTGACAGTGGCACAGTGATACACCTggtgacacacatgcacagagACATGGTGACAGCAGTGACAGAGTGACAGTGGCACAGTGACACACCTGCTGACACACATGCACAGAGACATGGTGACAGACAACAGGGAGAGTGACACACCTGGTGACACACATGCAGAGACATGGTGACAGTGACAGTGGCACAGTGATACACCTGGtaacacacatgcacagagaCATGGTGACAGACAACAGTGACTGACAGTGGCACAGTGACACACCTggtgacacacatgcacagagACATGGTGACAGACAACAGTGACAGAGTGACAGTGGCACAGTGATACACCTGGtaacacacatgcacagagaCATGGTGACAGACAACAGTGACTGACAGTGGCACAGTGACACACCTggtgacacacatgcacagagACATGGTGACAGACAACAGTGACAGAGTGACAGTGGCACAGTGATACACCTGGtaacacacatgcacagagaCATGGTGACAGACAACAGTGAGAGAGTGACAGTGGCACAGTGATACACCTGGTGACACACATGCAGAAACATGGTGACAGACAACAGTGACAGAGTGACAGTGGCACAGTGATACACCTGGtaacacacatgcacagagaCATGGTGACAACAGTGACTGACAGTGGCACAGTGACACACCTggtgacacacatgcacagagACATGGTGACAGACAACAGTGACAGAGTGACAGTGGCACAGTGATACACCTGGTGACACACATGCAGAGACACGGTGAGAGACAACAGTGACAGAGTGACAGTGGCACAGTGATACACCTGGtaacacacatgcacagagaCATGGTGACAGACAACAGTGACTGACAGTGGCACAGTGACACACCTGGTGACAGACAACAGTGACAGAGTGACAGTGGCACAGTGATACACCTGGTGACACACATGCAGAGACACGGTGACAGACAACAGTGACAGAGTGACAGTGGCACAGTGATACACCTGGtaacacacatgcacagagaCATGGTGACAACAGTGACTGACAGTGGCACAGTGACACACCTggtgacacacatgcacagagACATGGTGACAGACAACAGTGACAGAGTGACAGTGGCACAGTGATACACCTGGTGACACACATGCAGAGACATGGTGACAGACAACAGTGACAGTGACTGACGGTGACACACCTGGTGACACACACAGATGTTTACACAGAGTACAGTGACAGTGACATGGTGACACAGGTACACAGTGACAGTGAGAGTAACATGGTGACAACAGTGACATGGTGACACATTGACATAGTGACACATAGAACACAGTGATGCAGTGACAGTGACACGGTGACAGAACAGTGACAGTGTGACATGGTGACAAAAACTGACATGGTGACACAGGCACACAGTAACACAGCAAACACTGACATGGTGACACATGGGGACACAGTGACAGAGTAACATGGTGACACAGAACAGTGACAGAGTGACATAGAGTGCCACACACGCACAGGGCCCAGGCCGCCCTAGGCCTGGCAACTCTGCACCACGCCCCCGTCAGGCTTAGTATGAACCCACTAGCAACATCAAGTCACAGACCATGGTGTGTTTCTCTAGTCATGAGTTCAAATACAATCCTACCTTAGTCTAAAAAAGGCCGAAACATAAGACAAAGAAAGCCTGCCCTGGATGCACCTGGGACAGCCCTCACCTGGTGAGCCAGTGCCCAAGGTCAGGGCGGTGGGCCCCCTGCACGCCTGTCTGGTTCAGGGCCCGAAGCAGCCGGCAGCAGCACAGCACAGCCCAGGGGCTGGCTAGCACCATCCGCTGCTCCATGCTGCCCAGCCGCTCGAAGGCAGAGGCTGCCGCACGTGTCCTGTCCTCCTCCAGCGCGGCACAGCCCTCCGCTCCATCCTGCATAGTCAGCATGGCCCCTTCGGGCCCTGGCTCCTCGCGCAGGCCACACTGAGGGTCCCCATCACTGCCTAGGAAGTGGTTTCTGCAGACCTCTTGGCACAATGCCAGGCACAGGGTGCTGACGAGGAAGTACCAGGTCTGGTGCTCCTCCTCAATGAAGCTGCTCGCGCCCAGGCTCAGGATGTGGCCCATGGTCCCCAGCAGGATGAGGAGGTCCAGCTCTGACCACCGCACGCTGGGAGGAGCAGGGTTCTGTGAAGAGGAAATGCGCTCTGTAAGTGATGTCTGGATGTGGCACACACTGTGCTGCTGGTGCTCACCAAACTCTACTCATCAGAGACCCTGTCCTTCCCACGCCCAGTGCCTCCCAATCCTGCTCTGGGGGAACGTCTCTTATCTGGACACAGTCCTGGGAACTCTCAACCAGAAACGCAAGTCATGGGCAGAGTGGCAAAGCAACTGACAGTGGTGAGGGAGACCACCCCGAGTGATCGGAGAGATCACCCTGGGTCCTCAGAGAGACCACCCCCAAGTTCTTAGAGAGCATGCTCCTCCATGATCTACAGCCCTATAGGTACCTGGTGCCCCCACCTCCCCACATAGAGGTGCCTGTTCCTCTGTGACCCACGGCCCTAGACCCACAGGAACCTGCTTTTCCCTCTAAAAACTCACACACATAATCTGACGACATGACCTGGATTCTGAAATCAGGATGCCCAGGGGGTTCGCACATGTGGTTGCTGCGTTTGGAGAACTCCTGGTCCCCCTGATGCATGTGCTCCGGTGTCTGGTATGCTGGGGTTTGCCTGTGCACCGGGGTCTGCCCGTGAGGGAGCAGTGACAGGACAATGACACAGTCTGCACAGAGCCGCAGCGCTGCCTCTTTAGGAGCCCTTACCTTGCCCACACGCTTTGCGCTGACCACCGTCTTTGTAAGCGCAGACACGATTGCACAGAGCAGCGCGGACATCAGCAGCATCGCACCACCTGCTGCCAGCCAGGGCATGCTGCAGAAGTAGCAGGTGCTCTCAGTCGAGGTGCACACTACCACATGGATGGCCGAGAGGACCAGGATCGTCAGGTAgaagagcagggagaacagcggtGACGACAGCGGCACATCCAGCTCGGCTGCCGGGCTCAGCGCCTTCGGGATGCTGAGCAGGAGCAGGGCAAGGACCTGGACAGGGAGACCACATAAGCATCCATGGACTGGGTCCGGGAGACATCTACTGCAGACCAAGCCAGGTGCCTGATCTTAAGTCAGCTGTCCCAACAGTAAAGCCCAATAAGGTTCCTGAAGCCTGACTTCCAACTAGCTGCCAAGAAGGCATGGCATAACCCAAGTAAGCCCACCTGATGTCTCTGTGAAACAAAGCTCAGCAAGTGAGAAATTCCACTTCCCCGTGTTTAGTAAGGCCAACATTGCACATACTTTAAATAGCAGTGGTTTGGTTCCATTTCCAACCCCCATGAGCCGCACCTCCAGGACCAGTGTGGCCCCAACCGCCATAGAGTAGATGTCATACTGCACCACCTGTCTGCTCAGAGACAGGCTCAGGGTCTGCAGGGCGTCCAGGTACTGCCTGAGGACCTTAGAGCCAAGGTTCAAAAGGACTTCTGAGCTATTCTCCTCCAAGTAGCGTTTGATCCAATTCCCGTGCAACCTTTCTGACATTTTAAACTGTTCAAATCCAGGATCtaacaagaagagaaaaaaagctttatacatatatatatcatttCAAAATATGCAGGTATTTGTGGCATACGGTAAGGCCTTTATTTTTAAGAACTGACAGCTgatgggtggaaaccctggtggcgtagcagttaagtgctacggctgctagccaaagggtcggcagttcgaatccgccaggcactccttggaaactctacagagcagttctactctgtcctatagggtcgctatgagtcagaattgactcgacagcactggggtttttttttggtttgacagCTGATGAAGATGAGCTACTCCTTAGTGAGGAGATGAGCAGCTTCGCCGGCAAGACATAAAAGCTGAGAGTGCTCATCAGCCCGCTCATGCCCTCCTTGCCCAACTGACAGCACTGCCCAATGCCTGGCATCACATTATACAGATGAACAGAAACGTctgcccttgtggagcttacAACCTCATGAAGGAGAGGGCaacaagcaaaataaataagcaaaatctGGAACATGTGCTGTGGAGAACAGCAAAGCAGGGAGGGGCCCCAAGTGCTGGGCTTTTCTGAAGTAGCATCTGAGCAAAGACCCGAgagtttcatttctaatttttcttaagtatttgtaaaatttttctgtttcaacacagtaacagcaacaaaaactcaGAATAACTTTACCTCTCCCCAAGTTCACTATGTTGCCTGACTCAGGAAATAAAAACTGACATCTTCTGCCTATGCAAGTAAGGAACGTGACCCAGCTAGAGCAAGAAGAACGCATCAAACCGGGCCCTGAGCTATAAAAACAACGTcaaagatgtggaaccagggatatcactgctgatgtcagatggatctcggctgaaagtagagaacacctgaaggatgtttacctgtgttttattgactatgcaaaggcatctgactgtgtggatcaaattatggataacattgtggagaacgggaatttcagaacacttaattgtgctcatgaggaacctgtacatagatagatcaagaagcagttgtttggaaagaacaaggggatattgattggtttaaagtcaggaaaggtgtgcatcagggttgcatccttccaccatacctattcgatctgtatgcggagcaaataatctgagaaactggactatatggagaagaacgtggGATCAGCACTGGTGGAAGACTCTAACAATccgggatatgcagatgacacaaccctgcttgctgaaagtgaagaggacttgaagcatttactgatgaaggtcagtgactacagcctttagtatggattacacctcaacaaaaagaaaacaaaaatcctcacaacctgaccaacaagcaacatcatgataaacagagagaagactgaagttgccaaggatttcgttttacttggatccacgatcaatcagtgcccatggaagcagcagtcaagaaatcaaatgacatattgcattaggcaaattagctgcaaaagacctctgtaaagtgttgaaaagcaaagattttactttcaggagtaaggtgtgcctgactcaaggcatatttccaatcacctcatatgcatgcgaacgctggacaatgaagaaggaagaccaaagaagaactgatgcctttgaattatggtgttgacaaagaatattgaatatagcatggactgccagaagaacgaacaaatctgtctcggaagaagtacagccagaatgctccttagaagcaaagatggtaagacttcatctcatgtacactggacgtgttatcaggaaggaccagtccctggagtaggacatcatgcttggttaagtagggggtcagtgaaaaggaagaaaaccctcaacgagagggactgacacagcgggtgcaacaacgggttcaaacacagcaacgactgtgaagatggcacaggactgagcactgTTCCGTTCTGCTGTaaacagggtcgctaggagtcctAACTGACtggctgcacctaacaacaacggcctATACACTGATGACTCCGTAACATTCCTCGGACTTGGACAGACGTAGCTCCGGCAgcgtgcttgtctgttttcctcgTTTGTCTCTTGGAACAGATGCCAAATAAAATCTTTTGTACCGCTTTAGTGTACCTTTGGGATGATTTTACCCTAGGACGTGCCTGAGTACACACATGCCTGACCACCTCACACCTCCTTCCTGGTCCAGCAGGTGGCGCTCACAGCTGGATATCTGAACGAGGTTCACAAAACTAATTAACGAAATCTCTGGACACGGCTCACTCACTTGAAAACACGCAGACCCTAGGCTAGACCTGGATATGGTGACCTAACCCAGACTAAGAGAATGAGTGCTTTCCAGCCAAGACCCCCAGGAGGCCACATCTTGGTCACTTAACACTGGTGTGAGATGCAGCTGGCTATGGCAGGTGAGGAGGGGTCTCAAGACAGACTTCAAAGAAGGTAAAGAGCCCCAGGGGAAGAAGTGGTTCTTCTACAACCCACGCAATTAAGAAAGACTCTGTGTGAGGAAAAGAAGTCCTTTCTGCTCCTCTGCTAAATGAAGGGAAACTCCCtgaatgaagaagagaaaagtaATTCCCCCCAGATCCTCCCTCAAAGGGGAGGGGAaagaaaggggaaggaagaggatgAAAATGGCAGGAAGAGGATGGGACGGAAGAAGAGGTGAggagcagggaggaaggaaggagggtagaagaagaagggaggagaggggaaggagaAACGTATGCAAGGACTCTAATCAGATAACTGCATGGCTGTTGCTAACCGCTGACAAGGTTCTCAGAAGACAGGAGCAGGACCTGCGTGAGCACAAGGCACTCCTGTTACTAAACTCTCATCATGGAAACTCCACACTGTTCAGTGGAAATACAAAGCTCTTACAAGAGCCAGAGGCTGCTCATCGACTTACCTTTTTCATACAGTGGCACATTCCCTTGCAACAATTTGCTAAGCTGCACtgtatttaaatgtaaaaatcttAATTGTTCTCGCACTGGTTTTCCTTCCACAACTGGGAATAAAAGACGCCCCACGTTGTTTCTTGGAATTGGCAAGCCCAGGCCTATTGCCAGTGTTGCAGCCAGATCAGTCTGTTGGACACGCTTTGGATGTCTCCTATCACCTACAAAAAAGAATACAGTGTTGCAGGTGACGGCTTCTAGAGAGTGTATGACTGGTCATTCTTGACTTTGAGCTTCTATAACAGATGTGAGTCAAATAGCGCGTTATCTCCAAACCATTCGGTGTAGATTCATCCAGAAAAGAGGAGTCACGATGTTTTTATCTCAATTCATGTACAGAACACCCATTCTACATCAAGCACAGCGCCGTCCCTGAAGGAGCTTGTTTCTATGCACTGAAAGAGAGACTAAAGCAAGATACTCAGTGGGGCCAGCAAGTGCAAGGGAGGGTCATTCcagtggaggcagggagggagcgtGGCCCCTTCTGGACACAATGCACTCCAGGTGCTGCTCtttccacacacacaaacagccaAATGCGCTCCACTCTCAGGGGCTCCTGGACAGAACAGGACGAGGCTGGGTATGTGGCCTCAACAAAAAACTCAGCATAGGGGTTTTCTCCTCGGTGCAGACAACAATCAGCCCAGGCCAAGGGCTCTGGCACAGGTACGACTCAGGTAATACACAATTCCGACTGAGGTACAATATAAGCATGACTCAGGTATGACAGGTACAACTCAAGCACAACATAGGTATGACACAGGTACGACTCAGGTATGACACAGGTACAACTCAGGTATGATTCAGGGACGACACAGATATGACTCAGGTATAACACAGGTACGACAGTTATGATACAGGTACGACTCAGGTACAACACAGGTATAACAGGTACGACTCAGGTACAACAAAGGTATGACACAGGTACAACTCAGGTATGACTCAGGCACAATACAGGAATGACACAGATATGACTCAGGTATTACAACTACAACTCAGGTACAACACAGGCATGACACAGGGATGACACAGGTACGACTCAGGCATGACACAGGTATGACTATGACTCAAGTATGATACAGGTACAACTCAGGTACGACACAGGTATGACACGGGGGTATGCGCAGCTACAACCATCTTCGCAGGGCAGGCTGGCTGGCCCACCCTCCAGCACTTGAACAGGAGCTTCTGCAGTTTTACTTTGTGGTAGCTTTTGGTTGTATAGAAGTTCCCTTTTTTTATTTGGTGGCATTTATTAACCTTTCCTAGTCAGCCCTCCAGCGGTGGCTCTCGGCCCTCTGTTATGCTTAAACAGCCTTTTTCACCCCAACAttgctgtttgtgtttttttctcaTACTTCTAAAACTGTATTTTCTTACACTAAGCTTTTTgatcacagaaaacaaaaacaaaaaacccaccttAAACTACTCTTggtagtcatatggtctactgtgggACAGAGCAATTGAGCAACTATACGATCCTCTAGTTCTGTCATTTCTGAGGGTGCTAACAACCAGGGTTCTAAGCTTGGGAAAAAGGAAGTACAATGCGAGCTCCACGAAATTAATTTTGTACTAGTGAGTATCAAGTGGAAGTGTAACTCCTTGCTTTCTCCAGAAACAATGGCTAGCCCAGGACCAGCGGGCGCTCCGCCCAGGACCAGCAGGTGCTCCGCCCAAGACCAGCGGGCGCTCCGCCCAGGACCAGCGGGCGCTCCAGCTCCAACACTGTCATCCTGAAATTCCACTTCCCACTGAAAGGAATGACATCTTGGCGATGGGGCTGCTTCTGGGCCGAGGGGAGTGTGCATATGACTGTCTATCAGAGGCTGTCCAGATCTTGTCCAGAGGACTCAGGAGCAACTCTGAAGAGGTCCCCACTGGCAAAGACGGGGCAACTTGAATGTCAAAAAGAGTTATACGTACAGTGAACTGAAACACACCGAATACATTTAAATGCATCAGTTCATAATGATACTTAAAAAGGAAATCAGCCTAAGTGGTCCCATCTGAAGGACGCTAGTGAACTAACCCACTGAGACTGGTAAGTGTGGGGAGACCAAACCATCATTCTTCCTGTCTCTTTTACACCCAAAAAGTACACAAGGGGATGTTCTCTTTGTAGCAGTATTCCGGCTAATTAATGAGAAAAGAACGTACAACTTCCTGCCACGACTTGTGCCCTCTGGTGCATTAACAGGCCATGCTGATCACCACCAGCTATTAGCATGAGTGAAGCAGACAGCCAAATGTCACGTGTTCCCTGACAGAAGGAGCCTTgctaaa encodes:
- the LOC126077420 gene encoding keratin-associated protein 10-11-like isoform X36, whose translation is MSLLSPCYSHCHCVPVSPCHCHCTLCKHLCVSPGVSPSVTVTVVCHHVSACVSPGVSLCHCHSVTVVCHHVSVHVCHQVCHCATVSHCCLSPCLCACVLPGVSLCHCHSVTVVSHRVSACVSPGVSLCHCHSVTVVCHHVSVHVCHQVCHCATVSHCCHHVSVHVCYQVYHCATVTLSLLSVTMFLHVCHQVYHCATVTLSLLSVTMSLCMCVTRCVTVPLSVTVVCHHVSVHVCYQVYHCATVTLSLLSVTMSLCMCVTRCVTVPLSVTVVCHHVSVHVCYQVYHCATVTVTMSLHVCHQVCHSPCCLSPCLCACVSAGVSLCHCHSVTAVTMSLCMCVTRCITVPLSLCHCCLSPCLCACVSPGVSLLLFVTIVCHHVSVHVCHQVYHCATVTLSLLSVTMSLCMCVTRCVTVTLCHYCLSPCLCACVSPGVSLCHCHSVTVVCHHVSVHVSPGVSLCHCQSVSLQHCGASSCVHRTWLLALLGRLAEVPCSFMMSGCFTSESENSRELVGPQLPPRKCHGSHGDRPGAERLVDRSVGVSFGIAWQWAAPLNDILPPFSRPHLGGTAWGWVGRPLG
- the LOC126077420 gene encoding uncharacterized protein LOC126077420 isoform X40 — its product is MSLLSPCYSHCHCVPVSPCHCHCTLCKHLCVSPGVSPSVTVTVVCHHVSACVSPGVSLCHCHSVTVVCHHVSVHVCHQVCHCATVSHCCLSPCLCACVLPGVSLCHCHSVTVVSHRVSACVSPGVSLCHCHSVTVVCHHVSVHVCHQVCHCATVSHCCHHVSVHVCYQVYHCATVTLSLLSVTMFLHVCHQVYHCATVTLSLLSVTMSLCMCVTRCVTVTLCHYCLSPCLCACVSPGVSLCHCHSVTVVCHHVSVHVCHQVCHCATVSHCCLSPCLCACVLPGVSLCHCHCHHVSACVSPGVSLSLLSVTMSLCMCVSRCVTVPLSLCHCCHHVSVHVCHQVYHCATAAVTFVCHHVSVRVTRCVTVTLCHYCLSPCLCACVSPGVSLCHCHSVTVVCHHVSVHVSPGVSLCHCQSVSLQHCGASSCVHRTWLLALLGRLAEVPCSFMMSGCFTSESENSRELVGPQLPPRKCHGSHGDRPGAERLVDRSVGVSFGIAWQWAAPLNDILPPFSRPHLGGTAWGWVGRPLG
- the LOC126077420 gene encoding keratin-associated protein 10-4-like isoform X19, which produces MLLCHCVPMCHHVSVCCVTVCLCHHVSFCHHVTLSLFCHRVTVTASLCSMCHYVNVSPCHCCHHVTLTVTVYLCHHVTVTVLCVNICVCHQVCHRQSLSLLSVTMSLHVCHQVYHCATVTLSLLSVTMSLCMCVTRCVTVPLSVTVVCHHVSVHVCYQVYHCATVTLSLLSLTVSLHVCHQVYHCATVTLSLLSVTMSLCMCVTRCVTVPLSVTVVTMSLCMCVTRCITVPLSLCHCCLSPCFCMCVTRCITVPLSLCHCCLSPCLCACVSPGVSLLLFVTIVCHHVSVHVCHQVYHCATVTLSLLSVTMSLCMCVTRCVTVPLSVTVVCHHVSVHVCYQVYHCATVTVTMSLHVCHQVCHSPCCLSPCLCACVSAGVSLCHCHSVTAVTMSLCMCVTRCITVPLLLSLLSATMSLCVSPGVSLLLFVTIVCHHVSVHVCHQVYHCATVTLSLLSPCLCACVSPGVSLCHCHSVTVVCHHVSVHVCHQVCHCATVSHCCLSPCLCACVLPGVSLCHCHSVTVVCHHVSVHVSPGVSLCHCQSVSLQHCGASSCVHRTWLLALLGRLAEVPCSFMMSGCFTSESENSRELVGPQLPPRKCHGSHGDRPGAERLVDRSVGVSFGIAWQWAAPLNDILPPFSRPHLGGTAWGWVGRPLG
- the LOC126077420 gene encoding uncharacterized protein LOC126077420 isoform X4, which produces MLLCHCVPMCHHVSVCCVTVCLCHHVSFCHHVTLSLFCHRVTVTASLCSMCHYVNVSPCHCCHHVTLTVTVYLCHHVTVTVLCVNICVCHQVCHRQSLSLLSVTMSLHVCHQVYHCATVTLSLLSVTMSLCMCVTRCVTVPLSVTVVCHHVSVHVCYQVYHCATVTLSLLSLTVSLHVCHQVYHCATVTLSLLSVTMSLCMCVTRCVTVPLSVTVVTMSLCMCVTRCITVPLSLCHCCLSPCFCMCVTRCITVPLSLCHCCLSPCLCACVSPGVSLCHCQSLLSVTMSLCMCVTRCITVPLSLSPCLCMCVTRCVTLPVVCHHVSVHVCQQVCHCATVTLSLLSPCLCACVSPGVSLCHCHSVTVVCHHVSVHVCHQVCHCYSLSLLSVTMSLCMCVTRCITVPLSLCHCCLSPCLCACVSPGVSLCHCQSLLSVTMSLCMCVTRCITVPLSLSPCLCMCVTRCVTLPVVCHHVSVHVCQQVCHCATVTLSLLSPCLCACVSPGVSLLLFVTIVCHHVSVHVCHQVYHCATVTLSLLSPCLCACVSPGVSLCHCHSVTVVCHHVSVHVCHQVCHCATVSHCCLSPCLCACVLPGVSLCHCHSVTVVCHHVSVHVSPGVSLCHCQSVSLQHCGASSCVHRTWLLALLGRLAEVPCSFMMSGCFTSESENSRELVGPQLPPRKCHGSHGDRPGAERLVDRSVGVSFGIAWQWAAPLNDILPPFSRPHLGGTAWGWVGRPLG
- the LOC126077420 gene encoding keratin-associated protein 10-6-like isoform X50 — its product is MLLCHCVPMCHHVSVCCVTVCLCHHVSFCHHVTLSLFCHRVTVTASLCSMCHYVNVSPCHCCHHVTLTVTVYLCHHVTVTVLCVNICVCHQVCHRQSLSLLSVTMSLHVCHQVYHCATVTLSLLSVTMSLCMCVTRCVTVPLSVTVVTMSLCMCVTRCITVPLSLCHCCLSPCLCACVSPGVSLLLFVTIVCHHVSVHVCHQVYHCATVTLSLLSPCLCACVSPGVSLCHCHSVTVVCHHVSVHVCHQVCHCATVSHCCLSPCLCACVLPGVSLCHCHSVTVVCHHVSVHVSPGVSLCHCQSVSLQHCGASSCVHRTWLLALLGRLAEVPCSFMMSGCFTSESENSRELVGPQLPPRKCHGSHGDRPGAERLVDRSVGVSFGIAWQWAAPLNDILPPFSRPHLGGTAWGWVGRPLG
- the LOC126077420 gene encoding uncharacterized protein LOC126077420 isoform X25, translating into MSLLSPCYSHCHCVPVSPCHCHCTLCKHLCVSPGVSPSVTVTVVCHHVSACVSPGVSLCHCHSVTVVCHHVSVHVCHQVCHCATVSHCCLSPCLCACVLPGVSLCHCHSVTVVSHRVSACVSPGVSLCHCHSVTVVCHHVSVHVCHQVCHCATVSHCCHHVSVHVCYQVYHCATVTLSLLSVTMFLHVCHQVYHCATVTLSLLSVTMSLCMCVTRCVTVPLSVTVVCHHVSVHVCYQVYHCATVTLSLLSVTMSLCMCVTRCVTVPLSVTVVCHHVSVHVCYQVYHCATVTLSLLSVTMSLCMCVTRCVTVTLCHYCLSPCLCACVSPGVSLCHCHSVTVVCHHVSVHVCHQVCHCATVSHCCLSPCLCACVLPGVSLCHCHCHHVSACVSPGVSLSLLSVTMSLCMCVSRCVTVPLSLCHCCHHVSVHVCHQVYHCATAAVTFVCHHVSVRVTRCVTVTLCHYCLSPCLCACVSPGVSLCHCHSVTVVCHHVSVHVSPGVSLCHCQSVSLQHCGASSCVHRTWLLALLGRLAEVPCSFMMSGCFTSESENSRELVGPQLPPRKCHGSHGDRPGAERLVDRSVGVSFGIAWQWAAPLNDILPPFSRPHLGGTAWGWVGRPLG